The following are from one region of the Bradyrhizobium sediminis genome:
- the queF gene encoding preQ(1) synthase: protein MARKSLQLGRAVEWPRTPDEAKLDRVPNPQKDTNYLVRFTAPEFTSLCPVTGQPDFAHLVIDYVPGPWLLESKSLKLYVASFRNHGAFHEDCTVAIGKRITAEIKPKWLRIGGYWYPRGGIPIDVFWQTGKLPDGMWIPDQGVAPYRGRG from the coding sequence ATGGCTCGAAAATCACTGCAGCTCGGCCGCGCCGTGGAATGGCCCAGGACGCCTGACGAGGCGAAGCTTGACCGCGTGCCCAACCCGCAGAAAGACACCAATTACCTGGTGCGCTTCACCGCCCCGGAATTCACCTCGCTCTGCCCGGTCACCGGCCAGCCGGATTTCGCGCATCTGGTGATCGACTACGTACCGGGGCCATGGCTGCTGGAATCGAAATCGCTGAAACTCTATGTCGCGAGTTTCCGCAATCATGGCGCCTTTCACGAAGACTGCACGGTCGCCATCGGCAAGCGGATCACGGCCGAGATCAAGCCGAAATGGCTGCGCATCGGCGGCTACTGGTATCCGCGCGGCGGCATTCCGATCGACGTGTTCTGGCAAACCGGCAAACTGCCTGATGGCATGTGGATTCCCGATCAGGGCGTCGCGCCCTATCGCGGCCGGGGGTGA
- the eno gene encoding phosphopyruvate hydratase — MTAIVDIIGREILDSRGNPTVEVDVVLEDGSIGRAAVPSGASTGAHEAVELRDGDKARYLGKGVQKAVAAVNGEIFEALSDMAVEEQVQIDQIMIDLDGTPNKSRLGANAILGVSLACAKAAAESFDMPLYRYVGGTSARTLPVPMMNIINGGVHADNPIDFQEFMIMPVGAATFAEALRCGSEIFHTLKSELKKAGHNTNVGDEGGFAPNLPSADAALEFVMGAIGKAGYKAGGDVMLALDCAATEFFKDGSYVYGGENKTRSRSEQAKYLADLASRYPIVSIEDGMSEDDMDGWKELTGLIGSKCQLVGDDLFVTNVTRLADGIKNGRANSILVKVNQIGTLTETLSAVEMAYKAGYTAVMSHRSGETEDSTIADLAVATNCGQIKTGSLARADRTAKYNQLLRIEQELGGQAKYAGRAALKALA, encoded by the coding sequence ATGACAGCCATCGTCGACATCATCGGCCGCGAAATTCTCGACAGCCGCGGCAATCCCACGGTCGAAGTCGATGTGGTGCTGGAAGATGGCTCGATCGGCCGCGCGGCGGTACCGTCGGGCGCGTCCACCGGCGCGCATGAGGCGGTCGAACTGCGCGACGGCGACAAGGCGCGCTATCTCGGCAAGGGCGTGCAGAAGGCCGTGGCCGCCGTGAACGGCGAGATCTTCGAGGCCCTGAGCGACATGGCGGTCGAGGAGCAGGTCCAGATCGACCAGATCATGATCGATCTCGACGGCACGCCGAACAAGAGCCGGCTGGGCGCTAACGCCATTCTCGGCGTCTCGCTGGCCTGCGCCAAGGCGGCCGCGGAATCCTTCGACATGCCGCTCTATCGCTATGTCGGCGGCACCTCGGCGCGCACGCTTCCGGTGCCGATGATGAACATCATCAATGGCGGCGTGCATGCCGACAACCCGATCGACTTCCAGGAATTCATGATCATGCCGGTGGGTGCTGCGACGTTCGCAGAGGCTTTGCGCTGCGGCTCGGAAATCTTCCACACCCTGAAGTCGGAGCTGAAGAAGGCCGGCCACAACACCAACGTCGGCGATGAGGGCGGCTTCGCGCCGAACCTGCCGTCGGCGGATGCGGCGCTCGAATTCGTCATGGGCGCGATCGGCAAGGCCGGCTACAAGGCAGGAGGCGACGTGATGCTGGCGCTGGATTGCGCCGCCACCGAATTCTTCAAGGACGGCAGTTACGTCTACGGCGGCGAAAACAAGACGCGCTCGCGTTCGGAGCAGGCCAAATATCTCGCCGATCTCGCCTCGCGCTATCCGATCGTCTCGATCGAGGACGGCATGTCCGAAGACGACATGGACGGCTGGAAGGAACTGACGGGGCTGATCGGCAGCAAGTGCCAGCTGGTCGGCGACGACCTGTTCGTCACCAACGTGACGCGGCTTGCCGACGGCATCAAGAACGGCCGCGCCAATTCCATCTTGGTCAAGGTCAACCAGATCGGCACGCTGACGGAAACGCTTTCCGCCGTCGAGATGGCCTACAAGGCCGGCTACACCGCCGTGATGTCGCATCGTTCGGGCGAGACCGAGGATTCCACCATCGCCGACCTCGCGGTCGCCACCAACTGCGGCCAGATCAAAACCGGCTCGCTGGCGCGTGCCGACCGCACCGCCAAGTACAACCAGTTGCTGCGCATCGAGCAGGAACTGGGCGGCCAGGCGAAATATGCGGGCAGGGCGGCGCTCAAGGCGCTGGCGTAG
- a CDS encoding D-alanyl-D-alanine carboxypeptidase family protein — translation MNPRRSATVAAALFPAVVIAGWAFVSLAGLGSPRIENAAAAHVVDRLAPLLTASVDVAAAPQANAPQSVAMSYVAPDTPEVAAAAELVAKPFADTMPVTDTTTTEAASRPFVVAALTDPAEVLPAEIPPAQAPTASTADAPPEDAATTAGRIEIVGECLVAKPCIDQFLWALYQRTPKEDTIKERELRKVTVKRKGKLVTVTRSFTRLVDNDFTWKDPKAAERAGMSMMDYVIGGMDRSFKIKLFHALHAAEAAGLQPGITSAFRDDYRQSIASGLKAASDRSYHGGSFRGGYGHGLAADIVSVNGETRAKRWVSTEALWKWVDANGKQFGIGRPYLGRDPPHVGPIDGQEYASRRGGAKAADADVKKRHRQAAHVKPSAAKRPVVARSSKGRTI, via the coding sequence ATGAACCCGCGACGATCGGCAACAGTAGCAGCGGCGCTTTTTCCAGCCGTGGTCATTGCAGGTTGGGCTTTCGTCAGCCTTGCCGGCCTTGGTTCACCTCGTATCGAGAACGCCGCAGCGGCGCACGTCGTGGACCGCCTCGCGCCATTGCTGACCGCCAGCGTCGACGTCGCGGCCGCGCCGCAGGCCAATGCGCCGCAATCAGTTGCAATGAGCTACGTCGCGCCCGATACGCCCGAAGTGGCCGCGGCCGCCGAACTTGTGGCGAAGCCCTTCGCCGATACGATGCCTGTCACCGATACAACAACAACAGAGGCGGCATCGCGCCCCTTCGTCGTTGCCGCACTGACCGATCCGGCGGAAGTTCTGCCAGCGGAAATCCCGCCCGCGCAGGCGCCAACCGCAAGCACGGCCGATGCGCCGCCCGAGGACGCCGCGACGACAGCCGGCCGCATCGAGATTGTCGGCGAGTGCCTGGTGGCGAAGCCCTGCATCGACCAGTTCCTCTGGGCGCTCTACCAGCGGACGCCCAAGGAGGACACCATCAAGGAGCGTGAGCTCAGGAAAGTAACGGTCAAAAGGAAGGGCAAACTGGTGACTGTCACCAGAAGCTTTACCAGACTGGTCGATAACGATTTCACGTGGAAGGATCCCAAGGCGGCGGAACGAGCCGGCATGTCGATGATGGACTACGTGATCGGCGGCATGGATCGCAGCTTCAAGATAAAGCTGTTTCATGCGCTTCACGCCGCGGAGGCCGCCGGACTGCAACCCGGCATCACCAGCGCGTTCCGCGACGACTATCGTCAATCGATCGCAAGCGGCCTGAAAGCGGCGAGCGACAGGTCGTACCACGGCGGCAGTTTCCGCGGCGGCTATGGCCACGGGCTTGCGGCTGATATCGTGAGCGTCAATGGCGAGACGCGGGCGAAGCGGTGGGTTTCGACCGAAGCCCTCTGGAAATGGGTCGATGCAAACGGGAAGCAGTTCGGAATCGGCCGACCGTATCTCGGTCGCGATCCCCCGCATGTGGGGCCGATCGACGGCCAGGAATACGCCTCTCGCCGCGGCGGAGCGAAGGCCGCGGACGCGGATGTGAAGAAGCGCCACCGGCAGGCCGCGCACGTGAAACCGTCCGCGGCGAAACGGCCGGTCGTCGCAAGATCGTCGAAGGGACGAACGATCTGA
- a CDS encoding zinc-binding dehydrogenase, with translation MGDTKTGLQLRSLLKKSGELELSLVNVPTPEPADDEVVVRVEAAPINPSDLGLLIGQADMSTAKASGTRDAPVVTARMPEAAMRMMSARLDESMPVGNEGAGVVIKTGSSDAARALIGKTVAMIGGAMYTQYRVLKVRDVMELPAGASPADGASWFVNPLTALGMTETMRREGHKALVHTAAASNLGQMLNKICIKDGIGLVNIVRSKEQADILHKIGAKYVVDSTAPTFMDDLTSALVETGATIAFDAIGGGKLAGQILTCMEIAANKTAKEYSRYGSNVYKQVYIYGSLDNRPTELSRTFGLSWGVGGWLLTPFLQKIGPAEIGRLRQRVASELKTTFASHYTQVVSLQEALQLSHIAIYNKRSTGEKYLINPNKGG, from the coding sequence ATGGGTGACACCAAGACCGGACTGCAACTGCGCTCGCTGCTCAAGAAGAGCGGCGAACTCGAACTGTCGCTGGTGAATGTCCCGACGCCCGAACCGGCTGACGACGAAGTTGTGGTCCGTGTCGAGGCCGCGCCGATCAACCCGTCCGATCTCGGGCTGCTGATCGGCCAGGCCGATATGTCGACCGCCAAGGCTTCAGGCACCAGGGATGCTCCCGTCGTAACAGCCAGGATGCCGGAAGCTGCCATGAGGATGATGTCGGCGCGGCTCGATGAATCGATGCCGGTCGGCAATGAGGGTGCGGGCGTGGTGATCAAGACCGGATCGTCGGATGCCGCCAGGGCGCTGATAGGCAAGACGGTCGCGATGATCGGCGGCGCCATGTACACGCAGTACCGGGTCCTGAAGGTCAGGGACGTGATGGAGCTGCCGGCCGGCGCTTCGCCTGCCGACGGCGCGTCATGGTTTGTCAATCCGCTGACCGCGCTCGGCATGACCGAGACCATGCGGCGCGAAGGTCATAAGGCGCTGGTGCACACTGCCGCCGCATCGAACCTCGGCCAGATGCTCAACAAGATCTGCATCAAGGACGGCATCGGCCTCGTCAACATCGTACGCAGCAAGGAGCAGGCCGACATCCTGCACAAGATCGGCGCCAAATATGTCGTCGATTCAACGGCGCCGACCTTCATGGACGACCTCACCAGCGCGCTGGTGGAAACCGGCGCAACGATCGCGTTCGACGCCATCGGCGGTGGCAAGCTGGCAGGCCAGATTCTCACCTGCATGGAGATCGCCGCCAACAAGACGGCGAAGGAATACAGCCGCTACGGCTCGAACGTGTACAAGCAGGTCTATATCTACGGCAGCCTCGATAACCGTCCGACCGAATTGAGCCGGACGTTCGGTCTCAGCTGGGGTGTCGGCGGCTGGCTCTTGACGCCGTTCCTGCAGAAGATCGGCCCGGCCGAAATTGGCAGGCTGCGCCAGCGCGTGGCTTCCGAGCTCAAGACCACCTTCGCCAGCCATTACACGCAAGTGGTGTCGCTGCAGGAGGCATTGCAGCTTTCCCACATCGCCATCTACAACAAGCGTTCCACCGGCGAAAAATACCTGATCAATCCGAACAAGGGCGGTTGA